One stretch of Akkermansia sp. RCC_12PD DNA includes these proteins:
- a CDS encoding 6-phosphofructokinase, which yields MNALKGACIIGQSGGPTAVINASALGAIQAALQCEHVTHVLGAANGIEGVLNERLYDMVQEDPEELELLKYTPASALGSCRYRMADPSVDDADYRRLLEVFRRYGVRYFFYNGGNDSMDTCNKISKFMQQSGYECRVIGIPKTIDNDLYGTDHCPGFGSAAKFIATSCMEVHQDLRVYDKGRVTIVEIMGRHAGWLAGSAALATYAGAGPDLVYLPEVPFNMEEFWQDVNDIYQRKGSCMVAVSEGVRHADGRFIAESGDKDVFGHTQLGGLGAMLAESVKRQTGAKVRSIELSLLQRCASHVASKTDIEEAYLAGKAAVEAAVAGQTDKMVAFERNTEKGQYVCKTKLIGLTDVANVEKLVPREWINARGNGMEQPFIDYVLPLIQGETCMRKEHSLPRFAKLKKIQAEPVRN from the coding sequence ATGAACGCATTAAAAGGAGCATGCATCATCGGGCAGTCCGGCGGTCCTACCGCCGTCATCAACGCCAGCGCTTTGGGAGCCATCCAGGCAGCCCTGCAATGCGAGCATGTTACGCACGTGCTGGGAGCCGCCAACGGTATTGAAGGAGTGCTGAACGAACGCCTGTACGACATGGTCCAGGAAGACCCGGAAGAACTGGAATTGCTGAAATACACCCCAGCATCCGCCCTGGGTTCCTGCCGCTACAGGATGGCTGATCCCTCCGTGGACGATGCGGACTACCGCCGTCTTCTGGAAGTGTTCCGCAGGTATGGCGTGCGTTATTTTTTCTACAACGGCGGCAACGATTCCATGGACACCTGCAACAAGATTTCCAAATTCATGCAGCAGTCCGGGTATGAATGCCGCGTCATCGGCATCCCCAAGACTATCGACAATGACCTTTATGGCACAGACCACTGCCCGGGGTTCGGTTCCGCCGCCAAATTCATAGCCACTTCCTGCATGGAAGTGCACCAGGACTTGCGCGTGTACGACAAGGGGCGCGTCACCATCGTGGAAATCATGGGCCGCCATGCCGGTTGGCTGGCCGGTTCCGCCGCTCTGGCCACGTATGCTGGAGCCGGCCCCGACCTGGTTTACCTGCCGGAAGTCCCGTTCAACATGGAAGAATTCTGGCAGGACGTCAATGACATTTACCAGCGCAAGGGAAGCTGCATGGTGGCCGTCTCTGAAGGGGTACGGCATGCGGACGGCCGTTTCATTGCGGAATCAGGGGACAAGGATGTCTTTGGCCACACCCAGCTGGGCGGACTGGGCGCCATGCTGGCGGAATCCGTCAAAAGGCAGACCGGGGCCAAGGTCAGGAGCATTGAACTCTCCCTGCTCCAGCGTTGCGCCTCCCACGTCGCCTCCAAAACGGACATTGAGGAAGCCTACTTGGCCGGAAAGGCCGCTGTGGAAGCGGCTGTGGCCGGACAAACGGACAAGATGGTGGCTTTCGAGCGGAACACGGAAAAAGGACAGTACGTCTGCAAGACCAAACTGATCGGCCTTACGGACGTAGCCAACGTGGAAAAACTGGTGCCGCGCGAATGGATCAATGCCCGCGGCAACGGAATGGAGCAGCCGTTCATCGACTATGTTCTTCCGCTCATCCAGGGGGAAACGTGCATGCGGAAGGAACATTCCCTTCCCCGCTTCGCGAAGCTCAAAAAAATCCAGGCGGAACCGGTCCGGAACTGA
- a CDS encoding bifunctional adenosylcobinamide kinase/adenosylcobinamide-phosphate guanylyltransferase: protein MSPNTDTSSPRMTLVVGGTRSGKSQYSEKIASGFGKKILYVATAEVWSGSGSLEYRILKHRERRPQEWPTLECPRNVAATVQASSLLEQVDGVILECVTLLASNILYDQKDPAEYLPFQDALIREIEALKELISRSPVPWVLVSSETGMGIVQPDPETRHYCDGLGIANQLLAKSADEVYFMVAGLPVTVKK from the coding sequence ATGTCTCCAAACACTGACACCTCCAGCCCCCGCATGACGCTCGTCGTAGGGGGCACCAGAAGCGGCAAAAGCCAGTACTCTGAAAAAATCGCCTCCGGATTCGGGAAAAAAATCCTGTATGTTGCCACGGCGGAAGTCTGGTCCGGCTCCGGCTCCCTAGAATACCGCATCCTCAAGCACCGTGAACGCCGCCCGCAGGAATGGCCCACGCTGGAATGCCCGCGCAACGTGGCCGCCACCGTGCAGGCGTCCAGTCTGCTGGAACAGGTGGACGGCGTCATTCTGGAATGCGTCACCCTGCTTGCCTCCAACATCCTGTACGACCAGAAGGACCCTGCGGAATACCTTCCGTTCCAGGATGCCCTGATCCGGGAAATAGAAGCGTTGAAGGAACTCATTTCCCGGTCTCCCGTACCGTGGGTGCTCGTCTCTTCGGAAACCGGCATGGGCATTGTCCAGCCGGACCCGGAAACGCGCCACTACTGCGACGGTCTGGGCATCGCCAACCAGCTTCTGGCAAAAAGCGCGGATGAAGTCTACTTCATGGTGGCGGGGCTCCCCGTCACCGTGAAAAAGTGA
- a CDS encoding GntR family transcriptional regulator produces the protein MNPAPALSLAENVANKIKQMILSGSLVNVLPGERELGNRLSVGRETVRKALTILEKENWIAPARIKVPRRILKAATDNMGPDACSFPAQEKKATIGFLTSQPLKRLAQSVLVEVYTILKILEEDGISVRIFEAPWLLGNNPDKRLAKLVGKSECVCWILHRSSEQSQLWFKTHGIPCIVRGTSYQSSNLPYLDRHWAATTHHAARHLWNKGHRTVGLCLPPDPLKGHHLMQKGFFGFSEQGWNPVLIPTPFETPAFFEHLTKAFKEHPDMSALVTTRGNQIIPILSYVEARQLSIPGQLSLVSLTYEPFMERLFPAITYYEENSTKTVHKLIRMLRSLISGKHLKNISVIPELHPGQSVIQRPVPASS, from the coding sequence ATGAATCCAGCACCAGCCCTTTCATTGGCAGAAAATGTGGCCAATAAAATCAAGCAAATGATTCTTAGCGGAAGCCTGGTCAACGTATTGCCCGGAGAGCGGGAGCTGGGCAACAGATTATCCGTGGGCCGGGAAACGGTCAGGAAGGCATTGACCATTCTGGAAAAAGAAAACTGGATTGCCCCTGCACGGATCAAGGTGCCGAGACGTATTCTGAAAGCCGCCACAGACAACATGGGGCCGGACGCCTGCTCCTTCCCTGCCCAGGAAAAGAAAGCCACGATCGGTTTCCTGACCTCCCAGCCGCTTAAAAGACTGGCGCAAAGCGTCCTGGTAGAAGTGTACACCATCCTGAAAATTCTGGAGGAAGACGGAATCAGCGTGCGCATCTTTGAAGCTCCCTGGCTTCTGGGCAACAATCCGGACAAACGGCTTGCCAAGCTGGTAGGCAAATCGGAATGCGTCTGTTGGATTCTCCACCGTTCCTCGGAGCAATCCCAGCTCTGGTTCAAGACGCACGGCATTCCCTGCATTGTCCGCGGCACTTCCTATCAAAGCAGCAACCTGCCCTATCTGGACCGTCACTGGGCCGCTACCACCCATCATGCGGCACGGCATTTATGGAACAAGGGGCACAGAACCGTAGGGCTGTGCCTTCCGCCGGACCCTTTGAAAGGCCATCACCTGATGCAGAAAGGCTTCTTCGGTTTTTCGGAACAGGGCTGGAACCCCGTCCTGATTCCCACTCCGTTTGAAACCCCCGCTTTCTTCGAACACCTGACCAAGGCTTTCAAGGAGCATCCGGACATGTCCGCCCTAGTGACTACGCGCGGCAACCAGATCATTCCCATCCTTTCCTATGTGGAGGCCCGCCAGTTGAGTATTCCCGGCCAGCTCAGCCTGGTAAGCCTGACATATGAGCCTTTCATGGAACGGCTGTTCCCCGCCATTACCTATTACGAGGAAAATTCCACCAAAACGGTCCACAAGCTCATCCGGATGCTCCGTTCGCTGATCTCCGGCAAACATCTCAAAAACATCTCCGTCATTCCGGAACTCCATCCGGGGCAGTCCGTCATCCAGCGGCCCGTGCCGGCATCCTCCTGA
- a CDS encoding putative quinol monooxygenase yields MIKITAKSIVKAGARDQFIATARELVEKSRAEAGNISYHLYEDMDDPDILTFIEEWKDQAAVDVHADSEHFQHIIPLLSDMAEEAIEISLYREIL; encoded by the coding sequence ATGATTAAAATCACTGCCAAAAGCATCGTCAAAGCAGGAGCCAGGGACCAATTTATCGCTACAGCAAGGGAACTGGTGGAAAAAAGCCGTGCTGAAGCCGGCAATATCTCCTACCACCTGTACGAGGACATGGACGATCCCGATATCCTGACTTTCATTGAAGAATGGAAGGACCAGGCGGCCGTGGACGTCCATGCGGATTCCGAACACTTCCAGCACATCATTCCTCTGCTCAGCGACATGGCGGAAGAAGCCATTGAGATTTCCCTGTACCGGGAAATCCTTTAA
- a CDS encoding GNAT family N-acetyltransferase, protein METNIHYVFGKEDLLDCVKPLWQELNKLHLDQSPCFKDFYASNTFETRKAALLSTARKGQLSIILACDAATVVGYCIASIVGNTGEIDSIFVSSGYRKMGIAGHLMDKALSWLKERKPKNMVVKVSAGNEKVFGFYARYGFYPCLTELQMLPDSYNNPRRKRRA, encoded by the coding sequence ATGGAGACGAACATTCATTACGTATTTGGAAAAGAAGACTTATTAGATTGTGTTAAACCCTTGTGGCAAGAACTCAATAAGCTACATCTTGATCAATCACCCTGCTTCAAGGACTTTTATGCTAGCAATACTTTTGAAACAAGAAAAGCGGCTCTGCTCTCAACTGCCCGGAAAGGTCAGTTATCTATAATCCTGGCCTGTGACGCGGCTACTGTTGTGGGTTATTGCATTGCGAGCATCGTTGGTAACACTGGCGAAATTGATTCAATTTTTGTCTCCAGCGGCTATCGAAAAATGGGGATAGCCGGTCATCTCATGGACAAGGCATTGAGCTGGCTTAAGGAGCGCAAACCTAAAAACATGGTTGTCAAAGTAAGTGCAGGTAACGAAAAAGTTTTTGGATTCTATGCCAGGTATGGATTTTATCCCTGCTTGACGGAGCTACAGATGCTTCCTGATTCATATAATAACCCACGGCGGAAAAGGCGTGCATAA
- a CDS encoding hydrolase, with translation MSSHYHQLYTPEDTAVVFIDHQPQMTFGVASINRADLINNVTLLAKASKLFQVPTIITAVETESFSGYVWPQLLDVFPGQHVIERTSMNSWDSDEFRKAIKATGRKNILLTGLWTEVCVTWPAIEMMGDGYNIYVVEDCCGATSRDAQKAALSRITQAGGTRLTTIAALLEFQRDWKNKEHYDALMNLLKQQGGAYGVGVEYAYTMIHHAPQSAVSPQVVKHDN, from the coding sequence ATGTCGTCACACTATCATCAGCTTTACACCCCGGAAGATACTGCCGTGGTATTCATTGACCATCAGCCCCAGATGACCTTTGGCGTAGCCAGCATCAACCGGGCGGACCTGATCAACAACGTTACCCTGCTGGCCAAGGCTTCCAAATTGTTCCAGGTGCCCACCATCATCACCGCCGTGGAAACGGAAAGCTTTTCCGGGTATGTCTGGCCGCAGCTGCTGGACGTATTCCCCGGCCAGCACGTGATTGAACGCACCTCCATGAATTCCTGGGATTCCGACGAGTTCCGCAAGGCCATTAAGGCGACGGGACGCAAGAATATCCTGCTTACCGGTCTTTGGACAGAAGTGTGCGTCACCTGGCCGGCCATTGAAATGATGGGCGACGGATACAACATTTACGTGGTGGAAGACTGCTGCGGCGCCACCTCCCGTGATGCCCAGAAGGCCGCCCTTTCCCGTATTACCCAGGCGGGCGGAACCCGGCTGACGACTATTGCCGCACTTCTCGAGTTCCAGCGCGACTGGAAGAACAAGGAACATTACGATGCCCTGATGAACCTGCTCAAGCAGCAGGGCGGAGCCTACGGCGTGGGCGTGGAATACGCCTACACGATGATTCACCACGCTCCCCAGTCTGCGGTGTCCCCGCAGGTGGTGAAGCATGATAATTAA
- a CDS encoding antibiotic biosynthesis monooxygenase → MNPSDEVTVVVRRHILPGHEAQFEHAMRDFVNFVLTCPGHVGISVLRPNDGNGEYVVVDRFANAAARKALVSSPEYERWMKLLGAHTEGEPDMQEMNGLDAWLNQPGSPMKTPPRYKTAVATYLGVCLVIFLLNITVGDLIHGLPAWLSFFLFNACVVALLTWVFMPLISRMLSSWLFSRQGEAAAETIPNHNENNEK, encoded by the coding sequence ATGAACCCTTCCGATGAAGTGACTGTAGTCGTGCGCCGGCACATTTTGCCGGGCCATGAAGCCCAGTTTGAGCATGCCATGAGGGATTTTGTCAATTTTGTACTGACCTGTCCCGGCCATGTGGGCATCAGCGTTTTGAGGCCGAACGACGGGAACGGGGAATATGTGGTAGTGGACCGTTTTGCCAATGCCGCCGCCAGAAAGGCCCTGGTTTCCTCTCCTGAGTATGAACGCTGGATGAAGCTGCTGGGAGCCCACACGGAAGGCGAACCCGACATGCAGGAGATGAATGGGCTGGACGCGTGGCTGAACCAGCCGGGCAGCCCCATGAAGACGCCTCCGCGCTACAAGACGGCGGTGGCTACCTATCTGGGGGTTTGCCTCGTCATTTTTCTTTTGAATATTACTGTGGGAGACCTGATTCACGGACTGCCCGCATGGCTTTCCTTTTTCCTGTTCAATGCCTGCGTGGTGGCTCTGCTGACCTGGGTATTCATGCCTCTGATCAGCCGCATGCTTTCTTCCTGGCTTTTCAGCAGGCAGGGGGAAGCGGCTGCGGAAACAATCCCTAACCATAATGAAAACAATGAAAAATAA
- a CDS encoding replication-associated recombination protein A, producing MKKDDAPSLFAAFADRPLADRLRPAALAEIVGQDHLLGEDGLIRRMADSGKLTSFVLWGPPGCGKTTLARILATRTSMHFVALSAVFSGMADLRKAFDEAAKRREYGEGTLLFVDEIHRFNRAQQDGFLPYVENGTVTLVGATTENPSFELNSALLSRCKVFVMHALDAAALDSIIERAESLLQRKLPLTPEARATLVDLADGDGRYLINLMESVFDLCRPDDVLDTEALLKIVQQRAPVYDKDREGHYNLISALHKSLRGSDTDAALYWAARMLQGGEDPLYLLRRLTRFAMEDISLADPAALQMAIAAWDTYERLGSPEGELAIAELVIYLGCAPKSNSAYTAWGAAQKAAREHGSLMPPAHILNAPTRLMKELGYGKDYAYDHDAPDAFSGQNYFPDKMPRRQFYKPPERGFEREINKRLAYWDKLRRQRAEEDSGSSGTRRGRKKPPAPEEQEPS from the coding sequence ATGAAAAAAGACGACGCCCCCAGCCTGTTCGCCGCCTTTGCGGACCGTCCCCTGGCGGACCGCCTGAGGCCGGCCGCACTGGCTGAAATCGTGGGGCAGGACCATCTTCTGGGGGAAGACGGCCTCATACGGCGCATGGCGGACTCCGGCAAACTGACCAGCTTCGTCCTGTGGGGGCCGCCCGGCTGCGGAAAAACCACGCTGGCGCGCATTCTGGCCACGCGCACGTCCATGCACTTCGTGGCGCTTTCCGCCGTCTTCTCCGGCATGGCAGACCTCCGGAAAGCCTTTGACGAGGCGGCCAAACGCCGGGAATACGGGGAAGGCACCCTCCTGTTTGTGGATGAGATACACCGCTTCAACCGCGCCCAGCAGGACGGCTTCCTGCCTTATGTGGAAAACGGCACCGTCACGCTGGTGGGCGCTACCACGGAAAACCCCTCCTTTGAACTCAACAGCGCCCTGCTCTCACGCTGCAAGGTCTTCGTCATGCACGCTCTGGACGCCGCAGCTCTGGACAGCATCATTGAACGGGCGGAATCCCTCCTCCAGCGGAAGCTGCCGCTCACACCGGAAGCCCGCGCCACCCTGGTGGACCTGGCGGACGGCGACGGCCGCTACCTCATCAACCTGATGGAAAGCGTCTTTGACCTGTGCAGGCCGGACGACGTCCTGGACACGGAGGCCCTCCTGAAAATCGTCCAGCAGCGCGCCCCGGTGTACGACAAGGACAGGGAAGGCCATTACAACCTGATCAGCGCCCTGCACAAATCCCTGCGCGGTTCGGACACAGACGCGGCCCTGTACTGGGCCGCCCGCATGCTCCAGGGCGGGGAGGACCCCCTCTACCTGCTGCGCCGCCTGACCCGCTTTGCGATGGAAGACATCAGCCTGGCGGACCCCGCCGCGCTCCAGATGGCGATCGCCGCGTGGGACACGTACGAACGGCTGGGCTCTCCGGAAGGGGAGCTGGCCATTGCGGAACTGGTCATCTACCTGGGGTGCGCCCCTAAGTCCAACAGTGCCTACACTGCATGGGGAGCCGCTCAAAAAGCCGCCAGGGAACACGGCTCACTGATGCCGCCCGCGCACATCCTGAACGCCCCCACCAGGCTGATGAAGGAACTGGGATACGGAAAGGACTACGCCTACGACCACGATGCGCCGGACGCCTTTTCCGGACAGAACTACTTCCCGGACAAGATGCCCCGCCGCCAGTTCTACAAGCCGCCGGAACGGGGATTTGAACGGGAAATCAACAAGCGGCTGGCCTACTGGGACAAACTGCGCCGCCAGCGGGCGGAAGAAGATTCCGGCAGTTCCGGCACGCGGAGAGGCCGGAAAAAGCCCCCCGCTCCGGAGGAACAGGAACCATCATGA
- a CDS encoding beta-N-acetylhexosaminidase, giving the protein MVPIVRRPEGKGKGGMAARLLFAGAGVSWRTVRKGFLCLDGGKEKDMEGKMCIMAAMMRFFRPFFVLMLSGAACMAAQGQEQIIPRPVSVKYGETGPERGVILDAGSRVVCREKDPGFQKQAHFLQQFLAQGTGLALDGPGGTNAIRIEKDASLKQYGPEAYRLEVKPGLISIRAASPRGVYYAGQSLAQMLPPAFFQSSADKSAVAWKVAEKPFSMLDYPRFSWRAFMLDEARHFFGEEEVKKLIDQMGLLKMNILHWHLSDDAGWRIQIRKYPKLTSVGSKRKDTEVETWGSGKYAGKPHEGFYTQEQIRRIVRYAAERNITIVPEIDVPGHSAAAIVSYPELKLSARPLPEIPVSFNDGAAFDPTSERTYQFIGDVMTELASLFPGGIIHIGGDEVRYKKYWEGVPHIEAFMKKKGIRTFPDLQIMFTNRISGMLAKKGVRTIGWNEILGSDVHNDGGHGAALGRLDAKAIIHFWYGSDKIATKAIEDGHQVVNSTSRMTYINKDEQKLPLSKSYSFEPVFPGLKPRYHDQVLGLGCQVWTEWIPDADKLERRVFPRIAAYAETGWSRKEDKNYPDFLRRLKRYVEILDARGINYGETR; this is encoded by the coding sequence ATGGTGCCCATCGTACGCCGCCCGGAGGGGAAAGGCAAGGGAGGGATGGCGGCACGGCTGCTGTTTGCCGGTGCCGGCGTGTCATGGAGAACTGTCCGGAAAGGGTTTTTGTGCCTGGACGGAGGAAAAGAGAAAGACATGGAGGGGAAAATGTGTATCATGGCCGCCATGATGCGCTTTTTCCGCCCCTTTTTCGTGCTGATGCTTTCCGGCGCGGCCTGCATGGCCGCGCAGGGGCAGGAGCAGATCATTCCCCGGCCCGTTTCCGTGAAGTATGGAGAAACGGGGCCGGAGAGGGGCGTCATTCTGGATGCCGGAAGCCGCGTCGTCTGCCGGGAGAAGGACCCCGGATTCCAGAAGCAGGCCCATTTTCTCCAGCAGTTTTTAGCACAGGGAACCGGGCTTGCTTTGGATGGGCCGGGTGGAACTAATGCCATCCGCATTGAGAAGGATGCCTCCCTGAAGCAGTACGGGCCGGAGGCCTACAGGCTGGAAGTAAAGCCCGGACTGATTTCCATCCGCGCCGCTTCCCCCAGAGGTGTTTATTATGCCGGGCAGAGCCTGGCGCAGATGCTTCCGCCAGCCTTTTTCCAGAGCAGCGCGGACAAGTCCGCCGTGGCCTGGAAAGTGGCAGAGAAGCCGTTTTCCATGCTGGATTATCCCCGCTTTTCATGGCGGGCCTTTATGCTGGACGAGGCGCGGCATTTTTTCGGCGAGGAAGAGGTTAAGAAGCTGATCGACCAGATGGGGCTGCTGAAGATGAATATCCTGCATTGGCATTTGTCCGATGATGCGGGATGGCGCATCCAGATCAGGAAGTACCCCAAGCTGACGTCCGTGGGCAGCAAAAGGAAGGATACGGAAGTGGAAACCTGGGGGAGCGGCAAGTATGCCGGGAAACCCCATGAAGGCTTTTATACGCAGGAGCAGATCAGGCGCATTGTGCGTTATGCGGCGGAGCGCAATATCACCATCGTGCCCGAGATAGACGTGCCCGGCCATTCCGCCGCAGCCATCGTCTCCTATCCGGAACTGAAGCTTTCGGCGCGTCCCCTGCCGGAGATTCCCGTCAGCTTCAATGACGGAGCGGCCTTTGACCCCACCAGCGAGCGCACCTACCAGTTTATCGGGGACGTGATGACGGAGCTGGCCTCCCTCTTTCCGGGGGGAATCATCCACATTGGCGGCGACGAAGTGCGCTACAAGAAGTACTGGGAGGGCGTCCCCCACATTGAGGCGTTCATGAAGAAGAAGGGCATCAGGACGTTCCCTGACCTCCAGATCATGTTTACAAACCGCATTTCCGGGATGCTCGCCAAAAAAGGAGTGAGGACGATCGGCTGGAATGAAATCCTGGGTTCCGATGTTCACAATGACGGGGGGCACGGAGCCGCTTTGGGCCGGCTGGACGCGAAGGCGATCATCCATTTCTGGTACGGGTCCGACAAGATCGCCACCAAGGCTATCGAGGACGGCCACCAGGTGGTCAATTCCACTTCCCGCATGACCTACATCAACAAGGATGAGCAGAAGCTGCCCTTGTCCAAGTCCTATTCCTTTGAGCCCGTTTTCCCCGGATTAAAACCCAGGTATCATGACCAGGTCCTGGGGCTGGGATGCCAGGTGTGGACGGAATGGATTCCGGATGCGGACAAGCTGGAACGGCGTGTGTTCCCGCGCATAGCCGCTTATGCGGAAACGGGATGGAGCCGGAAGGAAGACAAGAATTATCCGGATTTCCTGAGGCGCCTGAAGAGATATGTGGAGATTCTGGATGCACGGGGCATCAATTACGGGGAAACCCGTTAG
- a CDS encoding amidohydrolase yields MKNNDKVYADLMISNGKIATLDERGTMAEAVAVKDGKILAVGSDEDIAKYKGPDTQTIDAGKRTVIPGLNDSHLHVIRGGLNYNMELRWDGVPSLADALRMLKEQARRTPPGQWVRVVGGWSEFQFAERRMPTLEEINEVAPDTPVFVLHLYCRAMLNKAALRACGYTKDTPNPPAGEIQHDSDGNPTGLLIARPNATILYATLAKGPKLPVEHQINSTRHFMRELNRLGLTSIIDAGGGYQNYPEDYEVIEELHKRGEMTVRIAYNLFTQRPKEEKEDFAKWIKMTEPGEGDDYYRCNGAGEMLVFSAADFEDFLEPRPDLPADMESELKGVVSLLAANKWPFRLHATYNESISRFLDVYEEVNREIPFEGLNWFFDHCETIDEKNLERVKALGGGIAVQCRMAYQGEYFMDRYGKEAAEHTPPVRKMLEMGIPVGAGTDATRVASYNPWVSLYWLTTGKTVGGARMYREEDCLSREEALRLYTQGSTWFSSETGKKGAIAPGQLADMVVLSEDYFTVPEEDIKKIESVLTIMDGRIVYATGPFKDLDPEPIPVLPEWSPIAVFGGYGAPLDPKKAARAGVPFQQEHKHSCHCHEHGCMHSAFMLMEGMANASRPKYSDFWGSGCGCFAF; encoded by the coding sequence ATGAAAAATAATGACAAGGTTTACGCCGATTTGATGATCTCAAACGGCAAAATAGCGACGCTGGATGAACGCGGCACCATGGCCGAGGCCGTTGCCGTGAAGGATGGAAAAATTCTGGCTGTCGGTTCCGACGAAGACATCGCCAAATACAAGGGACCGGATACCCAGACCATAGACGCCGGAAAGAGAACGGTCATTCCCGGCCTGAACGATTCCCACCTCCACGTCATCCGCGGCGGCCTTAATTACAACATGGAACTGCGCTGGGACGGCGTTCCCTCCCTGGCGGACGCCCTCCGCATGCTCAAGGAACAGGCCAGAAGAACCCCTCCCGGCCAATGGGTGCGCGTGGTAGGCGGCTGGAGCGAGTTCCAGTTTGCCGAACGCCGCATGCCCACGCTGGAGGAGATCAATGAAGTGGCTCCGGATACGCCCGTGTTCGTCCTGCACCTGTACTGCCGCGCCATGCTCAACAAGGCCGCCCTGCGGGCCTGCGGGTACACGAAGGATACGCCCAACCCTCCCGCCGGAGAAATCCAGCACGACAGCGACGGCAACCCGACGGGCCTGCTGATTGCCCGGCCGAATGCCACCATTCTTTACGCCACGCTGGCCAAGGGACCCAAGCTGCCCGTGGAGCACCAGATCAATTCCACCCGCCATTTCATGAGGGAACTCAACCGTCTGGGATTGACCAGCATCATTGACGCCGGAGGCGGCTACCAGAATTATCCTGAGGATTACGAGGTGATTGAAGAATTGCACAAGCGCGGGGAAATGACTGTGCGCATTGCCTACAATTTGTTCACCCAGAGGCCGAAGGAAGAGAAGGAGGATTTTGCCAAGTGGATCAAGATGACGGAACCCGGGGAGGGGGACGATTATTACCGCTGCAACGGCGCGGGCGAAATGCTCGTTTTTTCCGCCGCGGATTTTGAAGACTTTCTGGAACCCAGGCCGGACCTTCCCGCAGATATGGAGTCCGAACTGAAGGGCGTAGTCAGCCTGCTGGCCGCCAATAAATGGCCGTTCCGCCTCCATGCCACCTATAATGAGAGCATTTCCCGCTTTCTGGACGTGTATGAGGAGGTGAACCGGGAGATTCCCTTTGAAGGGCTGAACTGGTTCTTCGACCACTGCGAGACCATCGACGAAAAGAACCTGGAACGCGTGAAGGCACTGGGCGGGGGCATTGCCGTGCAATGCCGCATGGCCTACCAGGGGGAATATTTCATGGACCGTTATGGCAAGGAAGCGGCGGAACATACGCCTCCCGTCCGGAAGATGCTGGAAATGGGCATTCCCGTGGGAGCCGGCACTGATGCCACCCGCGTGGCCAGCTACAATCCCTGGGTGTCCCTGTACTGGCTGACCACCGGGAAGACCGTGGGCGGAGCGCGCATGTACCGTGAGGAAGATTGCCTTTCTCGCGAGGAGGCCCTGCGCCTGTACACTCAGGGCAGTACCTGGTTTTCCTCGGAAACGGGCAAGAAGGGAGCTATCGCCCCCGGGCAGCTTGCGGACATGGTCGTTCTAAGCGAGGATTATTTCACCGTTCCGGAGGAAGATATCAAGAAGATCGAGTCCGTGCTGACCATCATGGACGGCAGGATCGTTTATGCCACGGGTCCGTTCAAGGATCTGGATCCGGAACCCATTCCGGTGCTGCCGGAGTGGTCGCCGATTGCGGTATTTGGCGGTTACGGAGCGCCCCTGGATCCGAAAAAGGCGGCCAGGGCCGGCGTACCCTTCCAGCAGGAGCACAAGCATTCCTGCCATTGCCATGAACATGGCTGCATGCATTCCGCTTTCATGCTGATGGAGGGGATGGCCAATGCCTCCCGTCCCAAATATTCCGATTTCTGGGGCTCCGGGTGTGGATGCTTCGCGTTCTGA